TATGCAGAGTTGGGACCGGTTGCAGGACCGGTCCTTTTTCATCTCTTTTGGAACTTTAATCTTTTTCCTCACAAATTGGCCTAGCGCAGATGGCGCTTTCGTTACTTTCGGTGCAACACGTCTAGGTGGTCTATGGGGGTCTCGGGAAACCGCGATCCCTGGGCTTTGCTGATAAACCGTGGAAACCGGCATGTCCGATACTTGGGTTAGACAAGTCGGACGCTGAACGGAACGGTTCGGGATGCCAGACGAGTCACAAGGGAAACGAGCAAATAGGCCAGGCTGGGACATCGCGGGCGCAACCCAATTCGGTGCTGAGCGATTCCCCCCGTCGAACCGAGACGTTGCAGTGAAGCGACGAATCGGCCCAGTCTGCCGGTGAGGAGGCGATGATCATGAGGATGCGCTTGGCTGGACCGCTGGTCATGGCGGCGGCCGCTCTCATCGGGGCGGTTCCGGCTTATGCTGGCCCTCTGGGTGCTACCAAGTACTCCAGTGGATGCGAACCTTGTTGTGATGCACAAAGCAGCTTTGCTGCCTGCCAACAACAAGCGACGCAAAGCTACAAGCTGGTGTACGACACCGTTCTCGAAAAGCGGTTCCATGTGACCCATAAAACGGTCAACGAAACTGTGATGAAGCCGGTCACGCGGACGGCGTACCGCAATGAGACCCGCACTGGCTACAAGTCGGTGCAAGAAGTGGCGTACAAGACGATTCAAGAAGTGGTGAACAAGCCGGTTTACCAAACCGTCATGAAGGATTGCCACTACACGGTGTGCAAGCCTGTGTACGAAACCCACATGAAGAAGGTCTGCGAAACCGTCTGCAAGCCGGTGTACGAGACCTGCTACAAAGACTGCAGCTACACCGTCTACAAGCAAGTCCAAGAGACCTGCTACAAGGAATGCTGCTACACGGTCTGCAAGCCGGTGTACGAACAGCACTGCCGCAAGCACTGCTTCCAGGTGTGCAAGACCATCTGCGAAACCTGCTACAAAGACTGCAGCTACACGGTCTGCAAACCGGTCTGCGAAACGCACTACCGCGATTGCACCTACACGGTGTGCAAGCCGGTCTGCGAAACGGTGATGCAGAACATCTGCTGCACCGGGTACAAAGATGAATGCCGCACCTGCTACAAGGACTGCGTCCGCACCATCTGCGAACCCTGCACCACGATGAAGACTGTGCAGAAGTGCATCCCGGAAACGGTTTGCGAAACCTACTGCGTGCCGGGCAAGATGGTGAAGGTTGAACGCCCGACGTTCACCTGCTGCTTCGACCCCTGCACCTGCCAAACGGTGTCCAAGCCTGGCAAGCCGGAAGTCTGCTACGTCAAGAGCCCGGATGAAATCCGCACCCGCCAAGTGGTGAAGAACAAGATCGTCTGCGAACAAGTGCCGGTCACGACCTATGTCCGCAAGACCATCGTGGAAAAGGTGCCCTACACGGTCAACGTCAAGGTTCCTTACACCTACACCAAGCAAGTGCCGGTTCAAACGGTCCGCTACGTCAGCGAAACCATCAGCAAGAAGGTCCCCTACACGGTGACCAAGATGGTCAGCGAAACGGTTGTCAAGAAGGTTCCGTACACCGTGACCCGCACCCTGCAAGGTGCTTATGTCCCGGTCGACCAACTGAACAACCCGGCCGCCACGGGCATCGAACATCCGGCTCCTGGCCATGAGTTCAAGCCCGGTGCTCAAGTGGTGAAGGAATCCGTCTACACGACCGTGAAGCATGTTGCCGAAACCCGAGTGCAAAAGGTTCCCTACACGGTGACCCGCTGCATCCCGGAAACGGTGGTCAAGAAGGTTCCTTACACCGTCTGCAAGATGGTCCCGCAAACGATCGAGAAGCTGGTCCCCTACACGGTGTGCAAACTGGTGAAGGAAGACCATGTCCGCCAAGTGCCGACCACGGTCTGCACGATGAAGCAAGAAGTGATCTGCAAGCAAGTGCCTTACACGGTCTGCAAGCAAGTGCCTTACACCTACTGCGTGTCGGTTCCTTACTGCGTCACCGATATGGTTCCTTGCACGATCACCAAGACGGTTCCGGTCTGCGTGCCGGTTGATGTGTGTGTCCGCAAGCCTCGGTATGTGCCGGTTGATCCGTGCCCCGCACCGTGTGCTCCGGCCTGTGCCCCGGCTGCTCCTTGCGGCCCGGCCTGCACCCCGACCGCAGCCTGCCCGCCAGCTGCTTGCACCCCCGGCTGCGACGTGTGCCAAGTGAGCTGCGAAGCTCCCAAGGCCAAGAAGCTCGGCTTCTTCGCTCGCCTCTGCCGCAAGCAAATGGCTGTGGAACCGACCGCTTGCCCGGACCTGTGCGGCAACCCTTGCCCCCCGGCTCCTTGCGTGGACCCCTGCAAGTAATGTCCCCCGCGATGATCTCTGACTGATCCTCACCGATTATCGCACGCCTCCGAAGGGGCACTCAATCGCAAGGTTGAGTGCCCTTTTCGCGTTTCATTTGTGGTGAAATGATCTGCACGCGAACATTCGAAGTCCATTTCTGGATCACTGCCGGAGCATCCATCGGAAAATCGTTCGCCAGCAAACGGATTTTTAATTGTCAACAAGATTGTCATTCGGCTCGGAAGAATATTTCCAAAATGCTTGCAAAAATGCAGTCAGCGAATTGACATCCGTTGTTGGATCCGGTAGGTTTGAGCCACTCTCCAATTTTTTGTCCGACTCGCATTGTTTCTTCACATTCGTCTTTCTTGCAGGGTCATTACCATGTCCCCAGGTACCCGGCTGCACCGAGCGTTCACACTCATTGAACTGCTAGTGGTGATTGCAATCATTGCGATTTTGATTGGCTTGCTGCTTCCCGCCGTCCAAAAAGTGCGCGAAGCGGCTGCCCGAATGAAGTGCCAGAACAACCTCAAGCAAATCGGCTTGGCGCTTCATAACTATCACGATGCCAGAAATGAATTTCCCGCCCCGCGTCCGCTCAACCCGACGAATCGTCAAGCGGGCGGCTACACCTCGTATCGCTGGAATTTGCTCCCCGCCTCGACGGAATCGTTGGGCGGCTGGATGGTCCGAATTCTGCCGTATCTCGAGCAAGGCAACGTCGTGAATCCGTTCTCCGCGATTACCTCAACGGCTCAAATCGCGACCGCGTTTCAAACTGCAGAACGCACTCAGATCAGCATGTATCTGTGCCCATCGGATGGCCGATTGAGCCAAGTCACCAACAATGCATTCACCAGTTATGTCGGTGTGACCGGGAACGATGAAGTGGAAGGCAGCGATGCCGATAATGGCGCGTTTGCTCCGTATGTTTGGTCCA
This DNA window, taken from Tuwongella immobilis, encodes the following:
- a CDS encoding DUF1559 domain-containing protein; its protein translation is MSPGTRLHRAFTLIELLVVIAIIAILIGLLLPAVQKVREAAARMKCQNNLKQIGLALHNYHDARNEFPAPRPLNPTNRQAGGYTSYRWNLLPASTESLGGWMVRILPYLEQGNVVNPFSAITSTAQIATAFQTAERTQISMYLCPSDGRLSQVTNNAFTSYVGVTGNDEVEGSDADNGAFAPYVWSSGRVTPGAKMAKFTDGLSNSLMVGERPPASDLSWGWWPYTDSDSLLGYPNRETYTIGGCSGNELFRADVPSNPTAACHFWSLHTGGGNWLLGDGSVRFFTYSAGATTLIDMSSADRGEVVRE